From one Neovison vison isolate M4711 chromosome 1, ASM_NN_V1, whole genome shotgun sequence genomic stretch:
- the MACIR gene encoding macrophage immunometabolism regulator, whose translation MEVDVNGESRSTLATLPLPVAEASSPGKAEAEKPRCSSTPCSPMRRTVSGYQILHMDSNYLVGFTTGEELLKLAQKCTGGEEGKGEAVPSLRSKQLDAGLARSSRLYKTRSRYYQPYEIPAVNGRRRRRMPSSGDKCTKSLPYEPYKALHGPLPLCLLKGKRAHSKSLDYLNLDKMSIKEPADTEVLQYQLQHLTLRGDRVFARNNT comes from the coding sequence ATGGAAGTCGATGTCAACGGAGAGTCCAGAAGCACCCTGGCCACGCTGCCCCTGCCGGTGGCTGAGGCGAGCTCCCCCGGCAAGGCCGAAGCGGAGAAGCCCCGCTGCTCCAGCACACCGTGCTCGCCCATGCGCCGGACTGTGTCGGGCTACCAGATTCTGCACATGGACTCCAACTACCTGGTTGGCTTCACCACTGGCGAGGAACTCCTGAAGTTAGCCCAGAAGTGCACGGGAGGTGAAGAGGGTAAGGGAGAAGCTGTGCCTTCCTTGCGCTCCAAGCAGCTGGACGCAGGACTCGCGCGTTCCTCCCGTTTGTACAAAACCCGAAGTCGGTACTACCAGCCCTACGAGATCCCGGCGGTGAACGGCAGGAGGCGAAGGCGGATGCCCAGCTCAGGAGACAAGTGCACTAAATCTTTACCTTACGAACCTTACAAGGCCCTCCACGGGCCTCTGCCTCTTTGTCTTCTTAAAGGTAAGAGGGCTCACTCCAAATCTCTGGACTACCTCAATCTAGATAAAATGAGCATCAAGGAGCCAGCGGACACAGAAGTGCTCCAGTACCAGCTCCAGCACCTCACCCTCCGAGGGGACCGTGTGTTTGCCAGGAATAACACATGA